The Pseudomonadota bacterium DNA window CAGTCCACTCGCTCCGTCACACGTTTGCCAGTGAACTCTTAAACGCCGGCATGCGCCTTGAATGTCTCCAGCAGCTTTTAGGTCATCACGATGTCGAGGTGACCCGGCGCTATGCCCGCCTCACCGACAAAACCCGTGAGGAGGAGTACTTCCGGGCCATGGCAGTCATAGAGAAGGGAGGGATCAATGGAGAGTACTGAGCTTTTAAGGTACCGGAGGTGCTTAAAGAGAAAGAACTGTTCAGATCATACCGTCAGGAATTACATGAACGTCCTCGCGCTCTTCACAGACTGGCTGAAAAGACCGGTGAAAGAGGTAAGGCATTCAGATGTGAGCGCGTACACGGAGTACCTTCTGAGAAGGAGACGAAAGCCGAAGACGATTAACTGCCACCTCGGAACCATCCGTCTCTTCTTTGACTACCTTATCGACGAGGAGAAGGTACAGGTGGAAAACCCGGTAAAAAAGGGCTTCCGGCTCCGCGTCCCGCAACCTCTCCCGAGACATTTGAAAGACGGGCAGGTTGTGGCACTCTTCAAGGAAATCAAGGACACAAGGGATCGGGCCATGTTCATGCTCATGCTCAGATGCGGACTCCGCGTGGAAGAAGTTGCACGGCTCACCACAAATGCGATAGAATTTAACCGTAGGCAGATCTTCGTCTCCAACGGAAAAGGCAGCAAGGACCGGGTTGTGTACGCGAGTGAAGATACGCAATCTGCCTTGAAGGCGTACCTGAAGAAACGATCATCTCTGAAAGCGAAGGGATTGTTCCTGGTACAGAAAGGGCCTATGAAAGGGAAGCCGATATCAGTCCGAGGGATACAGAAAAGGATCGAATATTATGCCAAGAAAAGTGGTATACCGGTCTCCTGCCACCACCTAAGACACACGATGGCAACACAGCTCTTGAATGCCGACGCCGACCTCGTCACTATCCAGGATCTCCTGGGACATGCCAAGATTACTACGACACAGCGCTACTGCAAGGTCTCCAATCTCAAAGTGCAGAGGGACTACTACAAGGCCATTGAGGTGGTCCTGCAGAGAACCCAGTCAGGCGGAGAGGACGAGTTTGAATTGGATGAAAAATGGATAAAGGAAAACAGGGTGTAAGTAACTAATATTACGAGAGAAAGCAGGATATGTTACGTATAGCAGGAAGAAGTCCTTAACCACAGAATTTCCGGAAGAGTCTATAATAATAGTCTTTACACACACACCACCCATATGAGCCTTAACACCCCACCCCATCACCTGCAATTTTCCACCCCCCACCCATTCAGGGGAAAGAATGCTTTTCACTGTGAAGTAAATGTGAAGTGAAACCGTCAAACAAGAGGGGAATACCGCCAAAGTCAGTATCCCCCTTTTCTTGATTTTAGTAATAACGACAAGCAACAGCTATTAAGGGATATTCAATCAGACATTCCCTTATATAACTCTTAATCAGTTGGTCGCAGGTTCAAATCCTGCACGGCCCACATTATAAATCAACGCACTTTTCTACCGTCTGTCTTTTTCTTTGAGGACAAAGGCTTCGTCCGTAATAAAGCGCATCAACACCACAGGTTTGCCATTTTTTGTTATAATGACCTCCTCTTTTGTGGATGCAATTTTAGCGACTACCTGTGTCGCTTTAAGCCTTAACTCACTTACTGTAACAAATTTCATAGTTATTTCTTAACAATCATCTTTTCTTACTTTTCTTTACTTTCTCCATTGAGTAAAGCAATAATACAAGCCCTACGAAAATTAGAATGATACCTACAGTAAAAGCAAAATAGTTAAGGGTAAAAACCAACATTAAAAATCCACCTAACATAAAAACAATACCAATTATTTGTAAAATAATTGTGGCGCTCATCCATATCCTCCTTTTTAAAGAAATATACTATTATTATTACTATTATAATAGTAATTGTCAAGTATTATTTTAGCTGTATAATGCACCAGAAATAACCTTTTATTTTCTTGATATTACAATATTTTTTTATAAATAACAGGTAATTAATGCTACTGATTTTAGATCATAAACCTTACATTCATAAATGACATAAAATATATTGAGCAAAAATTCTATCCATCAAAATTTCACGTCCTGACCTCTGCCAGTTATCCAGGCTATTTTGTCATGTATCTATTTTCGTAGTCTTCCACAACTTCCATCTTTAATATTGGATACTGGCTGGTATTGAAATCCTGCGCAGCACAGATAGGTACACCCTTAGCACTGAGAAACCAATCACCCATTTTGGGTCTCCTCACTTCCCCTGTCACTAAAAATTTTATTTCCTTTACCATTTTCCTCGCCTCCTTTTAAATGTTCTCTCATGGTAATTCTGCGAAATACTATTTTTAGTGTTTTTTCTCACCATAACGCCTCTTATATAATTATTATATGTACTTGCAGACTCAGAGTAAATGACATTGGTCACAAACCAAAGATATTTTTTGGTCAATTTTGGTAAACGGAAAGTTATGTTACCTTAGAAAAGATAGAAAACCGCCAAAACCTGCGAATCTTACCTAAATTAAACAACTACAATCGAATTATCACAATCACCAAAAGGGGTTGGTGCGTATCTGTCAGCATGCCAATCATTCTCCCAGACCATCTCATCTATCAAATACCGAAACTGATATTCCCTGCCTTTTTCAAGGTTAAGGGTCACGGTGAATGCCCCGTTTTTTTGCTTTTTCATAGGTGTTGCATATATGTTCCAGTCATTAAATTCCCCAACAATATAAATCCTTTTTGCAGATTTAACCGCCTCTTTAGGCAAAGTAAACGTGACTTTACACAAATCTTTGCCTTTAATATATTGTTTTTTAATACTCATAGTAACCTCCTCAATATTTTTTTAATATTTAACACTTAAAGCCAATATAAATATTATAAAACAATGTTTGATAATATCAACAACAATTATCATAAACCAGACTTTCTGTGTTTATCATCAATGACAATTTTCTCGCAAGAAAAACCAGTTAAAAAAAATCAGGGTACAAAATTTCTTTACATGATATATTTAGTGTGTTAAGAATTGCCAAAAATTATGAACTCAAGCAACTCCACATTAAACTTTTGAGGTGAAGGCCTGGTGATAACCGGCATAGGGAGCTTTCCTTTTACAGAAGTAGATGAGGCGATAGATTTAACATTCTCTACATGTAAGGAAATACCGTTCTGGCCACAGCTGCCAAAGAGGTCTCTCAACGAAAACATGTATACCACATTCCTTGAATCTATGCCCTGCCTTGTTATCGATGAAACAAAGGGTACTGTATTCGTAGATACAGAAAAGGCTCAAGGGGTAGAACAGTTTTATGAGGATTTTTATAATGAAAATTTAGAGGCCTTCAGCATCTCAAATAGGGTGGCACCCGGTTTCTATAGATTTTTGGAAAGACTTAATGAAATAAAGGATCATGTAAAGTATATTAAAGGACAACTCACCGGACCCTTTAGTATGGGGCTCGGTTTGAAGGATGAAAAAGGTAAACCGATAATATACAACTATCCGTTCTTTGACATCGTTAAAAAAACCTTACACATGAAGGCAAAATGGATGATATCTGAAATAGAGGCATTATATCCTTCAAAAGGTATCATCATATTTTTTGATGAACCTTCTCTGGTTTCTTTTGGCTCAGCCTATGTATCCATTTCTAAGGATGATGTGATTTCCCTTTTAAATGAGGTATTGGGAGGTCTCAAGGCAAAAAGAGGTATCCACTGCTGTGGAAATACAGACTGGTCTTTATTGTTTAACGTTGATACAGACATTATAAACTACGACGCCTATAATTTTATGGAAACAATATTTTACTTTAAAGAAGACCTGACAGGGTTTTTAGGAAAGGGTGGCTGGGTATCTCCAGGAATAGTACCTTCTTCCGAAAAGGTGCTGGATATCTCTCTTGATGATATTTTAAAACTATGGAAGACATTTACAGAACACATGAACGAAATAAATATACCGGCTAAAAATATAGAATGGCTTATAACAACAAGTTGCGGACTTGGCAGTCTGCAGACCTCCGAAACACAAAGGGCTATGGAATTGCTGAAAGAATTCTCAGAAAACCTATAAACTTGTATGGGGCTCAAGCGGTCTTGAAAAAACCGTTACCTTAAGTCCGAAGGATTTTTAAACCATTAATTTTCCACAGCACTATTCTTTTTATCTGGCGGGCTCTGTCTTCACTCATATACTGGTTGTTTCATCACATCCTCATATTCGGGTATGACGATACCTCTTTTCACCATTATGTCATAGATGATTTTAGCGCGCTTCTGCACATATCGAGATGTTCCATCAACCCTGTATCTAATCGGGTTCGGGAGCACCGATGCAAGCATGGCAGCTTCTTCCGGATTAAGGACTAAAGCAGGTTTACCATAATAATGAAGAGATGCAGCTTCAGCACCAAATATACCCTCTCCCCATTCCACTACATTGAGGTATAGCTCGAGAATCCTCCTTTTTGAGAGGGTCCTTTCTATTCTCCAGGTTATAATGACCTCTTTAAACTTGCGTATTGGATTCTTCGAAGGGGAGAGGTAAAGGTTCTTCACAAGCTGCTGGCTTATGGTACTCCCTCCAAATTTGAATGTCTTCCTTTGAAGGTCTTTTTCAAGGGCTTTTTGTATTGCCTCAATATCAAAACCGTGATGGGACCAGAATTTATCATCCTCCCCAATAATAACTGCCTTCACCAGATATGGAGAAATGTTTGAAAGGGAGACCCACTTCTTTTGTATATTTATCTTTTTACCTTTTTCCCTCCATTCCCTCTCCCGGTATTCCATAAAGGATGTCTTTTTAGGGTTTTCTCTCTTAAGCCTGGACACATCTGGAAATATTGAATAATAGCCAGCAGCCACAAGCACTGTGAAAAATAACAATATAGCAAAGGTTTTTATCATTTTCATATCATTCCCTCTCCCGGGTCTTTCACATTATAAAAAAATCTTACTAAATTTATACCCTTGAATACAAAAGGAGGGACAATTTAAACCGAATCTGTCAACCCCCAGCTGTCTGGGGAAATGCTGTATTACTATACAAATATTCCACTTTCTCTTTATGCTTTAATTCCTCATTCGCCATCTTAATGAGCATTTCCTTTACACTACCCTTGTGGTGGATTTCAGCAAGGGCCATATAAAAACTATATGATTTAAGTTCTCTATGGGCTGCTGCCAGGTATACATCTTTAGGCTCTATGCCCTTCTTAACAGTCGGTTCTTCTAAATGTTCTGCTATCCTGTAATCTACTACATCACTTAACCGTAGTGCGTCCTGGCCGTAATGGCCATTTTTGTAATTTATAAGAAAATCCTTATGCCTTTTCTCCTCTTCTGCCAGAAACTTTAGAGCATCCTTGACGCCCTCGTCCTCGACCTTTTTATAGATATCCATGTAAAAGGTATAAGCCGATTCTTCCCTTTCCATTGCAATATCTATTAGTTCTGCAAGGTTCTTCTCATTCATACTAATCCTCCTGTTTACTT harbors:
- a CDS encoding tyrosine-type recombinase/integrase, which translates into the protein MESTELLRYRRCLKRKNCSDHTVRNYMNVLALFTDWLKRPVKEVRHSDVSAYTEYLLRRRRKPKTINCHLGTIRLFFDYLIDEEKVQVENPVKKGFRLRVPQPLPRHLKDGQVVALFKEIKDTRDRAMFMLMLRCGLRVEEVARLTTNAIEFNRRQIFVSNGKGSKDRVVYASEDTQSALKAYLKKRSSLKAKGLFLVQKGPMKGKPISVRGIQKRIEYYAKKSGIPVSCHHLRHTMATQLLNADADLVTIQDLLGHAKITTTQRYCKVSNLKVQRDYYKAIEVVLQRTQSGGEDEFELDEKWIKENRV
- a CDS encoding type II toxin-antitoxin system prevent-host-death family antitoxin; its protein translation is MKFVTVSELRLKATQVVAKIASTKEEVIITKNGKPVVLMRFITDEAFVLKEKDRR
- a CDS encoding isoamylase early set domain-containing protein, whose protein sequence is MSIKKQYIKGKDLCKVTFTLPKEAVKSAKRIYIVGEFNDWNIYATPMKKQKNGAFTVTLNLEKGREYQFRYLIDEMVWENDWHADRYAPTPFGDCDNSIVVV
- the mtgA gene encoding monofunctional biosynthetic peptidoglycan transglycosylase — protein: MKMIKTFAILLFFTVLVAAGYYSIFPDVSRLKRENPKKTSFMEYREREWREKGKKINIQKKWVSLSNISPYLVKAVIIGEDDKFWSHHGFDIEAIQKALEKDLQRKTFKFGGSTISQQLVKNLYLSPSKNPIRKFKEVIITWRIERTLSKRRILELYLNVVEWGEGIFGAEAASLHYYGKPALVLNPEEAAMLASVLPNPIRYRVDGTSRYVQKRAKIIYDIMVKRGIVIPEYEDVMKQPVYE
- a CDS encoding ferritin family protein; translation: MNEKNLAELIDIAMEREESAYTFYMDIYKKVEDEGVKDALKFLAEEEKRHKDFLINYKNGHYGQDALRLSDVVDYRIAEHLEEPTVKKGIEPKDVYLAAAHRELKSYSFYMALAEIHHKGSVKEMLIKMANEELKHKEKVEYLYSNTAFPQTAGG